From Paenibacillus graminis:
GCTCCTGGCCAACCGCTATCATATAAGCATACATAAGCCCTTGCGCCCAATGAACCTCTTTGCCTTCCAGCGTGGAGTCCAAAGGTCCGGCTATGGATTTGATCTCCTCTACAATGAGCCTGCCGTCCTCTCCGGCCAACAAACCGTCGCAGCGTCCATCGATAATAAAAAGAAGTCCCTCATAAGGAATTTCTGTCTTGAGGTAGACCTCTTTGCGGTCCCCTTCTTTATATTGCTTCTGGATATGCTGATGGATACGCGTGCCTTCCGCCATCGCCGCGCCGCTGCGGAACCCCGGCTCCAGACTGCCGCTGCTGAAGGCATACTCCACCAGCGTTCTTACCGAAAGAAATATCTCTGCATGGTCCATGTCCGTCCTCCTTCCATTGCCCGCACCTTTTTTGCCTGAAGAGGCCATTTCCGTCCTTTTTCCCCGGTTTAACCTCATTAAGAGTTGATATTCCCGGCTTCACAAGTCGGCGTTTCAAATTGCGCTTTACCAGGTAGGTATACGGCATTTCTGATTTTTGACATTCCTCCCCCTGCGCTGCATAATAAGGACTATTGATAATGGATTCTTGTGTCTTGCGCTGCTTCCTACTAGCCGGGAATTGGTGTTTCATTATGCAGAAAGAAGGCGAAGCTGTGTCATCCTTAAACGTAAAACGATGGCTGATTAAGCCATTCGTATTTTTCTCCATTCTTTTTGTCCTGAAGAGTTTTCTGGCCTGGGGCGTGATTTTTGGAGATCTCCTCTCCTGGAAAACACTATTAACGGAAATCCCTTTTGTCTGGGCCTTGTTCGCCCTTATCGAACGCTTCGCTTCCAAACGGAAGCTTGGCTATTACATGACGGTCAATCTGCTCGTCACCGCAATCTTTTTTGCCGCCATTATGTACTTTAAATATTATGGGGTTATCGTCACTTACCATGCGGCAGAGCAGGTGAATCAGGTCACCGCTGTCCGCAACAGTGTATTCTCCCTGATGGACCCGTATTATCTGCTGATATTTGCCGACATTATCGTCCTCGGCATCTATTTCTTTTTCAATAAGAAGGGCCGTGCCTACAAAAAGGATAACATTAATCACCGCAGCGGAAAACTCTCGCACAGTCTTTTGTTCGCAGTCTCGCTGGCCCTTTGCTTATTCAATATCCTGCCCAACAAGGCCAGTATGAATGAAATCAAGAAGGCGCAGGAGATGGGCATCCTGAATTATGAGGCGTACACGATTTTTGCCAAAGACAAACCTGAGCTTGTGAATGCCAGCGAAATCACTCAGGATGCCATCAACAAGCTCAAGGGAATCGATCCTGCTGCGGTTTCACCGCTTCAGGGGGCAGCCAAGGGCAAGAATCTGGTTATTATTCAATTGGAATCATTCCAAAGCTTCCTGCTTGGACTTAAGGTAGACGGCCACGAAATTACGCCCAATCTGAACCGCTTGATGGAAAACAGTCTGTATCTCCCTAATTTTTATCAAATGGTTGGCCAGGGTAACACATCAGATGCCGAGTTCGTGGTCAACTCTTCCTTCTACATTCCGCCGCAGGGTGCGGCTACCATGGCGTATGTCGACAAGGAGCTGCCCAGCCTGCCGCGTCTTTTGCAGGAAAACGGCTACCAGACAGCCACCTTCCATACTAATGATGTGGAGTTCTGGAACCGCGGGGAGCTGTACAGCTCTCTCGGCTGGGAGCATTATTACGACCATAAATTCTTCGGGGACGAGGATACCTTTTTCTTCGGGCCTTCCGACGAGGCACTCTACCGCAAGACCGCAGATAAGCTGAAGGAAATGGATGCGGACAGTAAGCCTTTCTACGCCCAGGTCATTTCGATGTCAGCCCATCATCCGTTCACTATTCCTGAGGAGAAATACAAGATGAAGCTGCCGGAGCGGTATGAGGGCACTTTTGTCGGGGATTATATCCGGTCCCAGAATTATGCCGACTTTGCCTTTGGTCAGTTCGTGGATGAGCTCAAGGCAGACGGGGTATGGGACAACAGCCTGATCATGGTCTATGGGGACCATATGGGACTGCCGATTTATTCCCTGGACCATGACGACAAGGAATTGATGAAGGAAATCTACGGTCATGAATATGAATATGCAGATATGCTTAATATCCCGCTGATCATTCATGAGGAAGGCAAGATCGGGACACAAATCCTTGATCATGTCGGCGGTGAAGTGGATATTATGCCAACGGCAGCCAGCCTGCTGGGCGTTTCGATGGACAACAACATTCACTTCGGCCAGGATCTGACAAGCCAGTCCTACAACCTGCTGCCGCAGCGTTATTATCTCCCTACCGGGTCCTTTATTGCCAGCTCCGGTCTGCTGATTCCCGGCAACAGCTTCGAGGATAACACACAGTTCACTCTGGCTTCAGGAGGCAAGGCGCCTGCCGGAACCGAGGATGAATACAACCGTGCGCTGCGTTTGCGCCAGCTCTCGGACAGCTACGTAACGCAGCTTCCTGATAAAGTAAAAGATACAGAATAACTAGCCCTCATAGCTGACAACAAGTAGAAACGGCTACGCCGTCCTTATTAAGACAGTACCCGTTTCAGCGAGAAATAGAAGGATAATTTATTGCGTGAAGCATATAAATTCTTATATTTTTAACAAAGCCGCGCTTCCGGATACCGGAGCGCGGCTTTGTGCGATTACCTATATTGAACGTTAACGTTCCTGCTGGTCCAGCATCTGATAATAATCGGCGAAATTTTGCAGCTCTTCCGGCTGCAGTATGGCCAAATATTCGCTAAGCAGAAGCAGGAAGCGGTATTTCCCTTCTTCAAGCAGCTTCTTTCCCTTGTCGGTAAGGGTCACAATGACGGCTCTGCGGTCGTGTTCATCCTGCTCGCGCGCGCTTAGTCCCAGCAGTTCCAGACGGTCCAGCATCACTGTTACCGCACTGGATTTGACCTCCATTTTGTCCGCGAGCTGGATCACCCGCGGATTCTGCTCCTGCGCGATCATGCGAAGCAGGCCAAATTGCGGCACGGTAAGCCCGATTTCCTGGTGCAGGGACATTTGTGAGGCAATTTTGCGCTGTACCTTCCACATGGATAATCCTAAACGTTCTACCAGCGGATCGATTTGTTGCGACATTTCTTTCAGCTCCAGTCCGTTTGTCCTGATTCAAGCGTAACATTATCACGGGGTTTGATTCAATGCTTTTATCCAGTCACATTTTTACATAATACGTCATGTTCCGACACAAAAATATTATATTTGCGCTGGCATTGATGCGCTATAATCGTAGCAGTGATACAACGGTATTACTGAAAACATTAGAAGCAGGGTTGGTGGTACTAAAATATGAAATTGGCAACAAAATTAACTTGGATGATCCTTATTGTGTTGCTCCTTGTAGGGTCTTCCATCGGATTCTTTGGTTACCGTGCCGCCTATCATCAGGTAGATGAGGCTGCGGGAATCGAACTGGTGGGCTGCGCCAATATTACAACCGGCCTGATTGATCCCGCCGACATTTCAGCACTTGTCAGCGGGGATCGCAGCAAAGTGTCTGCAATTGAAGACCGGATCGGCTGGATTGTGGCACATAAGCCGATTTTCAAAGAAGCATTTATCCTGTCACTGGACGGTAAAATACTCGCCGCCGACGCCAGCTTTAAGAAAAGAGGCTATAAAGCCGGAGATGACTTCTATTTTACAGAAGAAGATAAAGCCATGATTACTACCATGAAGCATTCCGCATACTCCAAAGTTTATACATATCAAGGAACCTCGCTCAAAACCGGGTATGGCCCCATTTATCAGGATCATGATCCCACCAAACCTATTATTGCCCTGATGGCTATCAATTTTGACGGCCCCTTAATTCAAGAGCGGACGATGGATATTATTGTTCAGCCTTTCATCATCGGCGGTGCCATTCTGATCGTAGCCATTCTCGCCGCCTACCTGATGATCCGCCGTATGGTAAGCCCGCTCACCAAGCTGTCCGGCTCTGTGAACACTATTGCGAGAGGCGACCTGACCCATGAACCGCTGCTCTTCAACAGCAAAGATGAAATCGGGACACTGGCCCGTGACTTCAATGACATGACCCTGAATCTGCGCGACATTATCACCCAGGTGAATGACACTTCCATGCTGGTAGCCTCTTCTTCCCAAGAGCTGACTGCAAGTGCCCAGGAGACGAACCGTGCCGGAGAGCATAGTGCGAATGTTACCATTGAGCTGGCTGAGGGTGCGGGTACCCAGCTGAAGGACCTGGAAGGAAGCTATCAGGCTGTACAGGATATGTCCCGCTTCATTAGCGAGATCGCCGGAAATGCCGACAGCGCGAAGGATACCGCTGCAAATAACGCCCAAAAAGCCCGCCTCGGACGGCAATCGCTGGACTCTACAACCTCTCAGATAGGGATTGTGAGCGAAAGCATCCATGACCTTTCGGACATTATCGATACGCTGGGCAGCCACTCCAAGGAGATTGAGAACATCGTAGGTACGATTTCCAGTATCGCTGAAGAAACCAATCTGCTGGCATTGAATGCAGCGATCGAAGCTGCACGTGCCGGAGAAGAAGGCCGGGGCTTTGCCATCGTTGCCGGCTCTGTCCGCAAACTTGCCGAGCGTTCAGCCGCATCCGCCGGCCAGATCGGCGAGCTGGTCAGCCTGATCATCAGCCAGATGGATAACGCCGGTGAAACCATGAAACGTTCAACGGAAGAAATGGAGCAGGGCAAGGAGCTGATCCTGTCCGCCGGACGCTCATTCTCCGAGATCGAGACCTCGGTCTCTGACATGTCTTCACAGAGCCAGCAGATCTCCGAGACCGTCCGTGAACTGGGCCTGATTGCAGGCGGACTTGTGGAGTCGATTCAGAAAATTGTCACTGTGTCCAATTATACGGCAGAAGGGGCCATGACCCTCTCCGCCACTTCCCAGGAACAGCTGGCAGCGATGGAAGAAGTGGAATCTTCAGCCGGGTTCCTTTCATCTCTGGCAGAGAAGCTGCAGGTTCTGGTAGAGCGGTTCAAGGTCTAGGGGGACTATATAGGCTTTAATGTATAAGCAAACAGCGCAGAACCTCCCAAGAGGTTCTGCGCTGTTTGCTGCAGGATAAGCTGAATGTATTACATTATGCCGTATTCTCTATGAACCACTGCCCCAGTTCACTGACAGGCATGGGCCTTCCGTAATAAAAGCCCTGCATCACCCGGCAGCCCAGGGACTGCAGCAGTTCAATCTGCTCAGGGGTTTCCACACCTTCGGCGACAACCTCCATATTGAGGTTGCTGGCGATGGCAATTATATTGCTGATGATGGCCTTCTTGGAATGCATCTTGCTCTTGCGGATGAATACCTGGTCAATCTTCAGTGTGTTCACCGGAATTTCATCCAGATTCCCAAGGGAGGAGAAGCCGGTGCCGAAATCATCCAGTGATACCCGCACCCCAAGACTCCGCAGCTTGGAGAGTTGGGCTACCGTCTCTTCCATATTGTTCATGGCGATGGATTCCGTGATCTCCAGCTCCAGGAAATGCGGTTCCAGGCCGGAGCGGACCAGCGCCTCTTCAACCACCTCATAGAGGCTGCCGCCTTCAAACATCCGGGCCGACATGTTAATGGAGACGGCAACGTTGGCTACGCTTGCCTTGTGCCAGAGCTTATTCTGGCTGCACACATCATGCAGCATCCAATACGTGATGGGCACAATAAGTCCAGTCTCCTCGGCGATGGGAATGAATTCGGCAGGCGAAATAATGCCATGTTCCGGGTGCCTCCAGCGCAGCAGCGCCTCCAGCCCGACGGTTACGTTCATGAGCGAATCCCATTTCGGCTGATAGACCACCATAAATTCTGAACGGGCCAGCGCCTTGCGCAAATCCTTCTCCAGCGACATCCGCCAGAGCTGATGGCGGTTCATTTCCTGATCGAACACACTGAATTTATTCTTGCCGGAGTCCTTGGAGGTATACAGCGCTGTGTCCGCCGCCTTCATCAGTGCAGAGCGGTCTGTCCCGTGCAAGGGAGTCATACTGATGCCGACACTCGCTGTAACATACAGTTCATTGCCCTCAATGCTGTAAGCCTTTTTCACTTCCCGCAGGATGTGCTGTGCTTCCTCCCGGGCAGCTTCCATGGTACAGACCGGCAGTGCAATCAGAAATTCATCCCCGCCCAGCCGGAAAACTTTGCCCTTGGCATTGATCACACGCCGCAATCTCCCCGCAACTTCCTGGAGCAGCATGTCTCCGATATCATGTCCCAAGGTATCATTAATCGACTTGAACCGGTCCAGATCGACAAAAAGCACCGCACCCGAGGGCCCGCCAAAAAATTCACCTTTGAAGTAACGTTCCAGCCCATGCCGGTTCGGCAGCTCTGTCAGAGGGTCATGATAGGCCATACGCTCCAGCACATGCCGGTCCAGAAATACTGCGCCGCAAGATACCGCAAGCATAAACAGAGTGACAAGAGAAACCCCCGTCAGCAGAACCACATCCGCCTCCATCAGAAGAGGCTTAGCGCCAGTCCAGTTGTCAACCTCCCAAAAGCTGGCCCGCAGGCTGATATAATGCATTCCGGTAACGGCAAGCCCAATGAACACCGCGGAGTACAGCTTCCAGCGGCTGAAACCGGTATAATCCTTGAATTTGTGAAAAAGAAATACGGCGGTATACGAAGCCAGACAAGCGACGGCCACGGACAGCCCCTGGGTCAGCGTCTCATAATGAATCCCTGTCTGCAGCTTCATGGAGTACATGCCCATATAATGCATCATGGAAATCCCGCTGCCGAGAATCAGGCCGCTGAGCAGCAGACGCCCTGTTCTCAGGCGTGACATTGTGGCGATCCATAACGATAGATAACACGCACACAGACTGATCACCAGTGAGAAACCGGCTATTCCCGGATGATAGCTTACCTTGAACGGAAGGTAACTCGCCATAATTCCCACGAAGTGCATCGCCCATAATCCGCTCCCCAGCACACAGGCGCTGGATAGCAGCCATAAGCGTCTTACCCTGCCAGCAGAATGGAAAACCTGTAAAATTAAATTAAGCGCTGAATAGGCTGCTGTGGCAGCAAGCGCAAAAGACAGCAAAACCATCCATAGGTTATAGTGGATTCCCATTTGATCCATAGTTGACCTCTTCACCATTATAATTATCATCGTCGCTGCAGTACATTTGCTATGTCAAAATCAATATACGAATATCAGATAAATGGAAGAGTGCATAAAGATTATAGGCCATCCCTGAAAGTAAACTTTAGCTGTATTCTAACCTGTATTTAGTACACTGTCTAAGTAAATACTGGAACTTAGACCCTTTTTTTAGTGCCGGCAAAAAATGTCCATATTTGCCTGTCAGCATCATGCTCCGAGTGTTGGAATTTGCCCGGGCCGTGAACCTTCATGCGAGAAGGCCGCACGCCAGGCCCAGACATTCGCCGCTGCCAAAATTACCAAATAGATGTAAATGCCGAATGGGAACAGGGAAACTATATAATGCAGACCCGCCAGCCCCATCAGGATAAAGAGCAGCACAAACCCGCTCACCGAGAAATCCTTCTGCTTCGCCGCTTCAT
This genomic window contains:
- a CDS encoding LTA synthase family protein — protein: MQKEGEAVSSLNVKRWLIKPFVFFSILFVLKSFLAWGVIFGDLLSWKTLLTEIPFVWALFALIERFASKRKLGYYMTVNLLVTAIFFAAIMYFKYYGVIVTYHAAEQVNQVTAVRNSVFSLMDPYYLLIFADIIVLGIYFFFNKKGRAYKKDNINHRSGKLSHSLLFAVSLALCLFNILPNKASMNEIKKAQEMGILNYEAYTIFAKDKPELVNASEITQDAINKLKGIDPAAVSPLQGAAKGKNLVIIQLESFQSFLLGLKVDGHEITPNLNRLMENSLYLPNFYQMVGQGNTSDAEFVVNSSFYIPPQGAATMAYVDKELPSLPRLLQENGYQTATFHTNDVEFWNRGELYSSLGWEHYYDHKFFGDEDTFFFGPSDEALYRKTADKLKEMDADSKPFYAQVISMSAHHPFTIPEEKYKMKLPERYEGTFVGDYIRSQNYADFAFGQFVDELKADGVWDNSLIMVYGDHMGLPIYSLDHDDKELMKEIYGHEYEYADMLNIPLIIHEEGKIGTQILDHVGGEVDIMPTAASLLGVSMDNNIHFGQDLTSQSYNLLPQRYYLPTGSFIASSGLLIPGNSFEDNTQFTLASGGKAPAGTEDEYNRALRLRQLSDSYVTQLPDKVKDTE
- a CDS encoding MarR family winged helix-turn-helix transcriptional regulator → MSQQIDPLVERLGLSMWKVQRKIASQMSLHQEIGLTVPQFGLLRMIAQEQNPRVIQLADKMEVKSSAVTVMLDRLELLGLSAREQDEHDRRAVIVTLTDKGKKLLEEGKYRFLLLLSEYLAILQPEELQNFADYYQMLDQQER
- a CDS encoding methyl-accepting chemotaxis protein, whose amino-acid sequence is MKLATKLTWMILIVLLLVGSSIGFFGYRAAYHQVDEAAGIELVGCANITTGLIDPADISALVSGDRSKVSAIEDRIGWIVAHKPIFKEAFILSLDGKILAADASFKKRGYKAGDDFYFTEEDKAMITTMKHSAYSKVYTYQGTSLKTGYGPIYQDHDPTKPIIALMAINFDGPLIQERTMDIIVQPFIIGGAILIVAILAAYLMIRRMVSPLTKLSGSVNTIARGDLTHEPLLFNSKDEIGTLARDFNDMTLNLRDIITQVNDTSMLVASSSQELTASAQETNRAGEHSANVTIELAEGAGTQLKDLEGSYQAVQDMSRFISEIAGNADSAKDTAANNAQKARLGRQSLDSTTSQIGIVSESIHDLSDIIDTLGSHSKEIENIVGTISSIAEETNLLALNAAIEAARAGEEGRGFAIVAGSVRKLAERSAASAGQIGELVSLIISQMDNAGETMKRSTEEMEQGKELILSAGRSFSEIETSVSDMSSQSQQISETVRELGLIAGGLVESIQKIVTVSNYTAEGAMTLSATSQEQLAAMEEVESSAGFLSSLAEKLQVLVERFKV
- a CDS encoding bifunctional diguanylate cyclase/phosphodiesterase, with the protein product MDQMGIHYNLWMVLLSFALAATAAYSALNLILQVFHSAGRVRRLWLLSSACVLGSGLWAMHFVGIMASYLPFKVSYHPGIAGFSLVISLCACYLSLWIATMSRLRTGRLLLSGLILGSGISMMHYMGMYSMKLQTGIHYETLTQGLSVAVACLASYTAVFLFHKFKDYTGFSRWKLYSAVFIGLAVTGMHYISLRASFWEVDNWTGAKPLLMEADVVLLTGVSLVTLFMLAVSCGAVFLDRHVLERMAYHDPLTELPNRHGLERYFKGEFFGGPSGAVLFVDLDRFKSINDTLGHDIGDMLLQEVAGRLRRVINAKGKVFRLGGDEFLIALPVCTMEAAREEAQHILREVKKAYSIEGNELYVTASVGISMTPLHGTDRSALMKAADTALYTSKDSGKNKFSVFDQEMNRHQLWRMSLEKDLRKALARSEFMVVYQPKWDSLMNVTVGLEALLRWRHPEHGIISPAEFIPIAEETGLIVPITYWMLHDVCSQNKLWHKASVANVAVSINMSARMFEGGSLYEVVEEALVRSGLEPHFLELEITESIAMNNMEETVAQLSKLRSLGVRVSLDDFGTGFSSLGNLDEIPVNTLKIDQVFIRKSKMHSKKAIISNIIAIASNLNMEVVAEGVETPEQIELLQSLGCRVMQGFYYGRPMPVSELGQWFIENTA